The following proteins are co-located in the Desulfoscipio sp. XC116 genome:
- a CDS encoding DUF6603 domain-containing protein: MGDDKDFGFGLFGEFSINKIPFIFSYIASSPSTLRAHGGHTAKKKVMAGKWVNQDEHTLSLLSVGESFNQGNLKLEIPDVFDDWPFVLDSIGLSYNFGEHQLTLEIKVREYGALTISTGGGDVRTYAFGLELENAFFYLRRLPVIGSYLSGEDGVGIKTFDVEFKPGNYIKIGSLAKLVIQNNAYDLDISYQYDLPHKNYLFQEEEKKQSSVHWLNFQKELGFLSFHRIGFSLEGHKIYLYLDVSFFLSVITVDVLGLNIGIPMDKKESFSFGLQGLALSLSKPPLYLAGGLYISKDGDMQVYSGMIQIRCDKFGLAALGLYGQAPNGDTTLFIYGLISIPLGGPPYFYIKGLAGGFGFNREIILPSDVAKVREFPFVAIALGNETKLKKGDTPGEVLKKMQQQIIYKKSQYFVTVGVSFASFGVIESFILLNIQFGARFEASILGISSLALPPKVSPVNPIGYAELAVKAVLAPDDGEFSIMAALTSESYLFDKNCKLTGGFAAAFWWKGDYAGDFVITVGGYHPEFVNKHYPKIDRVGINWKIDDHLSLKGGAYFALTPSCIMAGGELSITYEWGKLKAWVYARADFLLQWKPFHYDIAIGASIGASYRVDFLFVHHTFTIELGADMHIWGPDFQGVVHIKWFIISFTITFGKQQGDYKQTIDWTEFHDSFLPQKEHKAALPGNDAGDEGLRLIDIKVTGGLLKELPEKKSNLVSAHYLRLEIHTGLPCTDVLVNNATKRAYTNGLGIVPMGIAGYTSCLNITLCREGETDGVPVEAEVVTGNIPSALWGTAKPDKNSGLIAGVPMGAVLSCPANSPEGILPPDGKLYKMRTLTQNEYLEIQGFQWTTPLPAEGKKYDEQQAFTILASTICAGSEVRKQLLDALSGVFSVRREHQNNIKRWAEHAGDILLARPVLKTTGDWHTETPQNREV; the protein is encoded by the coding sequence ATGGGAGATGATAAGGATTTTGGATTTGGCTTATTTGGCGAGTTCAGTATCAATAAGATACCGTTTATATTTTCTTACATCGCTTCCTCACCCTCTACCCTCCGGGCACACGGCGGGCACACAGCTAAAAAAAAGGTTATGGCGGGAAAATGGGTCAATCAAGACGAACATACTTTAAGCTTGCTTAGTGTGGGGGAATCCTTTAATCAGGGAAATCTTAAACTTGAGATACCCGATGTTTTTGATGATTGGCCGTTTGTCTTAGACAGTATCGGGCTGTCCTACAATTTTGGCGAACACCAATTAACGCTGGAGATTAAGGTACGGGAGTATGGCGCCTTAACCATATCCACCGGGGGCGGGGATGTTCGAACCTACGCCTTTGGACTGGAGCTGGAGAATGCCTTTTTTTATTTGCGCCGGCTTCCTGTGATCGGGTCATATTTATCCGGCGAGGATGGCGTCGGTATCAAGACCTTTGACGTTGAGTTTAAGCCCGGCAATTATATAAAGATTGGTTCGCTGGCTAAATTGGTCATCCAAAACAATGCCTACGATCTTGATATATCTTATCAATATGATCTTCCGCATAAAAATTACCTGTTCCAGGAGGAGGAAAAGAAGCAATCCTCGGTTCATTGGCTTAATTTCCAGAAAGAGCTGGGCTTCTTGTCCTTTCACCGGATCGGCTTTTCCCTGGAGGGGCATAAGATATATCTGTATTTGGATGTGAGCTTCTTCTTATCGGTTATTACGGTCGATGTCCTTGGCCTGAATATCGGGATTCCCATGGATAAGAAGGAAAGCTTCAGCTTTGGCCTGCAGGGCCTGGCGTTAAGCCTGTCGAAGCCCCCCCTGTATCTGGCGGGCGGCCTGTATATTTCCAAGGATGGAGATATGCAGGTATACAGCGGCATGATCCAGATCCGCTGCGACAAATTCGGGCTGGCCGCGCTTGGCTTATATGGACAGGCTCCCAACGGCGATACGACGCTGTTCATATATGGATTAATTTCGATACCCCTGGGCGGGCCTCCGTATTTCTACATCAAGGGCTTGGCCGGCGGTTTTGGCTTTAACAGAGAGATCATTCTGCCTTCGGATGTTGCCAAAGTAAGGGAGTTTCCTTTTGTTGCAATTGCTTTGGGAAATGAAACAAAGTTGAAAAAAGGGGATACTCCCGGCGAAGTGCTTAAGAAAATGCAGCAGCAAATCATATATAAGAAGAGTCAATATTTTGTTACGGTGGGCGTAAGCTTTGCCTCCTTCGGAGTCATTGAATCCTTTATCCTTCTGAATATCCAGTTTGGCGCCCGCTTTGAGGCGTCTATTCTGGGAATATCCAGTTTGGCGCTGCCGCCCAAGGTCTCGCCCGTGAATCCAATCGGTTACGCTGAGCTGGCCGTCAAGGCGGTTTTGGCTCCCGATGACGGCGAGTTCAGCATTATGGCGGCTTTGACCAGTGAATCATATTTGTTTGATAAAAACTGCAAGCTGACCGGAGGCTTTGCCGCGGCTTTCTGGTGGAAAGGCGATTATGCCGGAGATTTTGTCATTACCGTCGGCGGCTATCATCCGGAATTTGTTAACAAGCATTATCCGAAGATTGACCGGGTGGGCATTAACTGGAAAATAGACGACCATCTTTCCCTGAAGGGCGGCGCTTATTTCGCCCTGACTCCTTCCTGCATCATGGCGGGGGGAGAGCTTTCCATTACCTATGAATGGGGGAAGCTGAAGGCCTGGGTATATGCTAGAGCCGATTTTCTGCTGCAATGGAAGCCGTTTCATTATGATATTGCCATAGGGGCCAGTATTGGAGCGTCTTACCGGGTGGATTTTTTATTTGTCCATCATACCTTCACCATCGAGCTTGGCGCGGATATGCATATCTGGGGCCCGGACTTCCAAGGGGTAGTACATATCAAGTGGTTTATCATCTCTTTTACCATTACGTTTGGCAAGCAGCAGGGCGATTATAAGCAGACAATTGATTGGACGGAATTTCATGATAGTTTTCTGCCGCAAAAGGAGCATAAAGCTGCCCTGCCAGGCAATGACGCCGGGGATGAAGGACTGCGGCTGATTGACATCAAGGTGACCGGCGGCTTGCTGAAAGAGCTTCCGGAGAAGAAATCCAATTTGGTAAGCGCGCATTACCTGAGGCTGGAGATACATACCGGCCTCCCCTGCACGGATGTTTTGGTCAATAACGCAACCAAGAGAGCCTATACGAACGGCTTGGGAATTGTTCCAATGGGCATCGCGGGCTATACCTCTTGCCTGAATATTACGCTGTGCCGTGAAGGGGAGACGGATGGCGTACCGGTTGAGGCGGAGGTAGTTACCGGGAATATTCCCTCCGCGCTATGGGGAACCGCAAAGCCGGATAAAAACAGCGGGTTAATAGCCGGGGTTCCCATGGGGGCCGTCTTAAGCTGTCCGGCCAACAGCCCGGAGGGCATATTGCCGCCGGACGGCAAGCTTTATAAAATGCGAACGCTGACTCAAAATGAATATCTGGAAATTCAAGGCTTCCAATGGACAACTCCGCTTCCGGCGGAGGGGAAGAAGTACGACGAACAGCAAGCCTTTACGATTCTGGCGTCTACCATCTGCGCCGGGAGCGAGGTGAGAAAGCAGCTGTTGGATGCCCTGTCCGGTGTTTTTTCTGTGCGCAGAGAACACCAAAACAATATAAAGAGATGGGCGGAGCATGCAGGCGATATATTACTGGCGCGGCCGGTCCTGAAAACGACAGGCGATTGGCATACGGAAACGCCGCAAAACAGGGAGGTATAA
- a CDS encoding Hint domain-containing protein — protein sequence MMTKADALKLAVLDETKRHNGSLKLNPQNQQHFDYLVEILGGTDKIKKKAPGVYALLQKQSKEGLKDGSPGKLNGLYDSVKVRNMVFYGRDANELRDEPVQFRIDSDVSASYVAPKEGIIVNIDVFDEDGRPIFNDIADVDQPVDNVYSAAFPCAIARELPEEGKTYQVMATFIAAGQASNGRTLLQSQTSYLSQVYIAKQDSFVDAFKTVSPILKRDVSKDSPEYRDLVKDKIVVAYQRSSVIKNWDYSTDQDLITGSGDDEKIQVWLPVEFSFSVKGDYFIGRKGADGKPDPQAGYLDKETGFRLEIERLDGKGGVVHNFCNFEDIKQTVEEFDKDGYPRKVSWKMPELWHDVLLRQGLVNRFTGADIYSCFHMQVSAKKKDLDVVTTLIMESMKVTPTPTTLQSKALYIQWGCLDGDTMICLAGGSQKRIKDIQLGDLVYSMDKAPAKVINIYSGTDNSIYRLTTESGKTVLASKTHPLFIDGEMKKACDVRIGDRILTRDGYETVMTVHINAKYRKKVYNLVFEKETAFFGNDIVVGDFAAQQRLERVLSCQEEKPEFSEATVGLYKEMKLLAQREQEIVYAGCAVPESYGLHYFAVKTIALLAGFAEGDAQRIAEYSQFTGDQAAEGSISVSEIPEELQDICTRQGDHWDVPVYPTAMKDWNDLNEVRKKTVQEKILTPFHYYAPDVKAAGEDDPGYRVVFNPARLQKSMREVVKAYQKAVSGQDADLQKACLMKLGMLMHILCDTYLHQNLCGIDNWRNNLTLIKANSDVSYADLTGRYKWADGSGVTPAGHTQVKYVCNDSWVNYIYGYPLKKEDKKPYTATFTCRNDSGLLTACKVVYGILLDCLNRGPVDEGYWSSTVSPVLFDGFHQETRNFNQLVSTWTNRYPAGNYQYDGAEIFDRLKNGDPGQPEDPEKHYELFQYTLFVSQLLKTSAQSLAAESKSSIKLLKAKEKDGKYVIKPKKKKYTMEVKGSLPFLSTGLSSLTLELYDMQTSRVIQTAVHSGKGNSVTTGLELDKDMVSPEAVYLLRAAFDYADKKNNAHSETQDFNIVFQQYPSGHTVNKGKTEGAG from the coding sequence ATGATGACGAAAGCGGACGCTCTGAAACTGGCGGTATTGGACGAAACAAAAAGACATAATGGAAGCCTGAAGCTGAACCCTCAGAATCAACAACATTTTGACTATCTGGTGGAGATCCTCGGCGGAACCGACAAAATCAAAAAGAAGGCGCCGGGCGTTTATGCGCTTTTGCAAAAGCAAAGCAAAGAGGGGTTAAAAGACGGTTCACCGGGCAAATTGAACGGCTTATATGACAGCGTGAAGGTTCGCAATATGGTTTTTTACGGCCGGGATGCCAATGAATTACGGGATGAACCCGTACAGTTCCGGATTGACTCCGATGTATCAGCCAGCTATGTCGCTCCCAAGGAAGGCATTATTGTTAATATTGATGTGTTCGATGAGGATGGGCGGCCTATTTTTAATGATATAGCGGATGTCGATCAACCGGTGGATAATGTATATTCGGCCGCTTTCCCCTGTGCTATTGCCCGGGAGCTTCCGGAGGAAGGAAAAACATACCAGGTAATGGCTACCTTTATAGCGGCCGGGCAAGCCTCAAACGGCCGGACGCTGCTGCAAAGCCAGACGTCGTACTTATCTCAGGTTTATATCGCCAAACAGGATAGTTTTGTAGATGCGTTTAAGACGGTCAGTCCAATCCTGAAGAGAGATGTGAGTAAGGACAGCCCGGAATATAGAGATCTGGTAAAAGATAAAATTGTGGTTGCCTACCAGCGGTCCAGTGTAATTAAAAATTGGGATTATTCTACCGATCAAGACTTGATCACCGGTTCCGGAGATGATGAAAAGATACAGGTGTGGCTTCCGGTAGAGTTTAGCTTTTCCGTAAAAGGCGATTATTTTATCGGGCGCAAGGGAGCGGATGGGAAGCCGGACCCGCAAGCGGGTTATCTGGATAAGGAAACAGGATTTCGACTGGAAATTGAACGTTTGGACGGCAAGGGCGGCGTTGTACATAATTTTTGTAATTTTGAGGATATCAAGCAGACGGTGGAGGAGTTTGATAAGGATGGCTACCCGCGAAAGGTTAGCTGGAAAATGCCGGAGCTTTGGCATGATGTTTTGCTCAGGCAAGGGCTGGTCAACCGGTTCACCGGCGCGGATATCTATTCCTGCTTTCATATGCAGGTATCCGCCAAGAAAAAGGATTTGGATGTGGTGACTACCTTGATTATGGAAAGCATGAAGGTCACCCCGACCCCAACCACGCTCCAAAGCAAGGCGCTCTACATTCAGTGGGGCTGCCTGGATGGGGATACAATGATTTGCCTGGCCGGCGGCAGCCAAAAGCGGATTAAGGATATTCAGCTCGGCGACCTGGTTTATTCCATGGATAAAGCGCCCGCCAAGGTTATTAACATTTATTCCGGAACGGACAACAGCATTTACAGGCTAACCACGGAGAGCGGAAAAACCGTGCTGGCATCCAAAACTCATCCGCTTTTCATTGACGGAGAGATGAAGAAGGCGTGTGATGTGCGAATCGGCGACCGTATCCTGACCAGGGACGGCTATGAGACAGTTATGACCGTCCATATCAATGCAAAATATAGAAAGAAGGTATATAACCTCGTATTTGAGAAAGAGACCGCCTTCTTTGGCAATGATATCGTAGTGGGAGATTTTGCCGCCCAGCAAAGACTGGAGAGGGTATTGAGCTGTCAGGAAGAAAAGCCGGAATTTTCCGAGGCAACGGTCGGCCTCTATAAAGAAATGAAACTATTGGCGCAAAGGGAACAGGAGATAGTTTACGCCGGCTGCGCGGTTCCGGAGAGCTATGGGCTGCATTATTTCGCGGTAAAAACAATCGCTCTGCTGGCCGGCTTTGCCGAGGGGGATGCCCAGCGAATCGCGGAATATTCCCAGTTTACCGGCGACCAAGCGGCGGAGGGAAGCATTTCCGTCAGTGAAATACCGGAGGAACTTCAGGATATTTGCACCAGGCAGGGGGACCACTGGGATGTTCCCGTCTATCCCACGGCGATGAAGGACTGGAATGATTTAAATGAGGTTAGGAAAAAGACCGTGCAGGAGAAAATATTAACGCCTTTTCATTATTACGCGCCGGATGTCAAGGCTGCCGGAGAGGATGACCCGGGATACCGTGTCGTATTTAATCCCGCAAGGCTGCAGAAGAGTATGCGGGAGGTAGTAAAGGCATATCAAAAGGCGGTGAGCGGCCAGGACGCCGATTTACAGAAAGCCTGCCTGATGAAGCTTGGCATGCTCATGCACATCCTGTGCGATACCTATCTGCACCAAAATCTTTGCGGAATCGATAACTGGAGAAATAATCTTACCTTAATTAAAGCCAACAGTGATGTCTCCTATGCGGATTTAACCGGCCGGTACAAATGGGCGGACGGCTCCGGGGTAACACCGGCGGGTCATACCCAGGTTAAGTATGTCTGCAATGACAGCTGGGTGAATTACATCTATGGCTACCCTCTGAAAAAAGAGGACAAAAAGCCTTATACGGCCACCTTTACTTGCCGGAATGACAGCGGCTTGTTAACCGCGTGCAAGGTTGTTTATGGGATATTATTGGATTGCCTTAATAGAGGTCCCGTGGATGAGGGATACTGGTCTTCTACCGTCTCGCCGGTTTTATTCGATGGCTTTCATCAGGAGACCAGGAATTTTAATCAATTAGTGAGCACATGGACGAACCGATATCCGGCCGGCAATTATCAATATGACGGGGCGGAAATATTTGACCGGCTGAAGAACGGCGACCCCGGGCAGCCCGAGGACCCCGAAAAGCATTATGAATTGTTCCAGTATACTTTATTTGTCTCACAGCTGTTGAAAACCTCCGCACAAAGTCTGGCGGCGGAGAGCAAGTCAAGCATTAAGCTTCTGAAAGCAAAAGAAAAGGATGGGAAATACGTCATTAAGCCGAAAAAGAAGAAGTATACCATGGAAGTCAAGGGATCACTGCCGTTTTTAAGTACCGGATTATCAAGTCTCACCCTGGAACTGTATGATATGCAGACTTCAAGAGTCATTCAGACCGCGGTGCACAGCGGCAAGGGCAATTCAGTTACCACCGGACTGGAGCTGGATAAGGATATGGTATCGCCGGAGGCGGTGTATCTGCTGCGCGCTGCCTTTGATTATGCAGACAAAAAAAATAACGCGCATAGCGAAACACAAGATTTTAATATCGTATTCCAACAATACCCTAGTGGGCACACAGTAAATAAAGGCAAAACGGAGGGCGCAGGATAA